One Lujinxingia sediminis DNA window includes the following coding sequences:
- a CDS encoding Spy/CpxP family protein refolding chaperone yields the protein MKRLIITLSTLIALALVLPATASAQQGPQRHQDTVERLLPNPRHLIALRDELGLSEAQKTRIRTLLEGKRDAHQARRQGLREAHQAMRELIASNGSDDAIRAKLNEVLELENRLKRERLDLALELRAVLTPEQRTQFQELSAQRREQRREQRGPRGKRRQGPGQPATTF from the coding sequence ATGAAACGCCTCATCATCACCCTCTCGACGCTCATCGCCCTGGCACTCGTGCTCCCCGCTACCGCCTCCGCTCAACAAGGTCCGCAGCGCCATCAGGACACCGTAGAACGCCTCCTCCCCAACCCTCGCCACCTCATCGCCCTGCGCGATGAACTCGGCCTGAGTGAGGCGCAGAAGACCCGAATCCGCACCCTCCTCGAAGGCAAACGCGACGCCCATCAGGCCCGCCGCCAGGGGCTGCGCGAAGCCCACCAGGCCATGCGCGAGCTCATCGCCTCCAACGGCTCCGACGACGCGATTCGGGCGAAGCTCAACGAAGTCCTGGAACTCGAAAACCGGCTCAAGCGCGAGCGCCTGGATCTGGCCCTTGAGCTTCGCGCCGTCCTCACCCCGGAGCAGCGCACGCAGTTCCAGGAGCTCTCCGCCCAACGCCGGGAGCAACGCCGAGAGCAACGCGGCCCTCGTGGCAAACGCCGCCAGGGGCCGGGCCAGCCCGCCACAACCTTCTAA
- a CDS encoding PH domain-containing protein gives MASPRVIRPNARPFLLRPTLWAAAFSSGAALVAMVAHAAMFEASALLLGWALLFPIITILVYVERQAALKKTYAEIFDDRIICHYGSLLSENALDLPFRNVTQIELTLPWLEHRIYQTGHLKVHAAGSATGAPLISVDAPEALYQLLEERLRHNGFVITRQNLVQREEPHFLGTLMDAGSSNNPVIGIPLLLLIALGPQLLDNPSLLESALVMGAGVALLLTFVAGALAFQIIRIIDLNQRVYSLYDDVVDYEDGFLTRSRRIIPIENLADTSIHQPFLKNLLGMADVIISCQGSSADIHFPSMPNAKTFRENLGHLIKTTDGPASHHGEERDAAGFAQANGDSQVSPFAPSPARSDVDVATASPAMAASAPPTAAPPASWIPAGLPAMSLKPGIVSVFLSNLIVAPFVVVGAGALFLVSIAGESELPALGGLVAVIALVGIVFGSLGKAIQEYLLVDAQITDQKVALTRGIFNKETTEFTLEKITRLSISQSPIDRWLNTATFRFSSIGASSALKLSHIPDADRVIPRIEKGLGFGGTSPHQTLSAEPTTTTLLYSQLSLLVICAIALIATMVAVIFFKPALLIGAALLLLAFGFFAHEALYAPTRRLEIFDHHLATRGGVLIHTRELMALHHAKDLRTTRYPDLDTGTLTISGGGASSSLSIGHLPGLSALHEHLDDLLFTHPPRQTRQAPRRRAEITHEFTPVIRAAAIQASAATAAAVVTIPLLPLFFAYFRLSAAHTTYTLELDRVRVDQGIWFKTRATVLLNRIDQVQTSRGPLDTALQVGHVQISTVGSASPEISMGPVTDPRTIYEAIDTKSGYAPSQPSA, from the coding sequence ATGGCCAGCCCCCGGGTGATTCGACCCAACGCGCGCCCCTTTCTACTCCGCCCCACCCTCTGGGCTGCGGCTTTTAGCTCCGGCGCCGCCCTGGTGGCCATGGTCGCCCACGCCGCCATGTTTGAAGCCTCCGCGCTGCTGCTGGGCTGGGCGCTGCTCTTTCCGATCATCACGATCCTCGTCTACGTCGAGCGCCAGGCCGCGCTTAAGAAGACCTACGCGGAGATCTTTGACGACCGCATCATCTGTCACTACGGCTCGCTCTTAAGCGAGAACGCCCTCGATCTCCCCTTTCGAAACGTCACCCAGATCGAGTTGACGCTGCCCTGGCTGGAGCACCGCATCTACCAGACCGGCCACCTCAAGGTGCATGCCGCAGGCTCCGCCACAGGCGCTCCGCTGATCTCGGTCGACGCCCCCGAGGCCCTCTACCAGCTGCTCGAAGAGCGCCTGCGTCACAACGGTTTTGTCATCACCCGCCAGAACCTCGTCCAGCGCGAAGAGCCCCACTTTCTGGGCACGCTTATGGACGCCGGCTCCAGCAATAACCCCGTGATCGGCATCCCCCTTTTGCTGCTCATCGCCCTCGGCCCGCAGCTTCTGGATAACCCCTCGCTGCTCGAATCCGCCCTGGTCATGGGGGCGGGCGTCGCGCTCCTGCTCACCTTCGTCGCCGGCGCGCTGGCCTTTCAGATCATCCGAATCATCGATCTCAACCAGCGCGTCTATTCGCTCTACGACGACGTCGTCGACTACGAGGACGGCTTTCTCACCCGCAGCCGCCGCATCATCCCCATCGAGAACCTGGCCGACACCAGCATTCACCAGCCCTTTTTGAAAAACCTCCTGGGCATGGCCGACGTCATCATCAGCTGTCAGGGAAGCAGCGCCGACATCCACTTCCCCTCGATGCCCAACGCGAAGACCTTTCGCGAAAACCTCGGCCACCTGATCAAAACCACCGACGGGCCGGCCTCTCACCACGGTGAGGAGCGCGACGCCGCCGGGTTCGCACAGGCCAATGGCGACAGTCAGGTATCGCCCTTCGCCCCCTCACCGGCCCGGAGCGATGTCGATGTTGCGACCGCCTCGCCAGCCATGGCGGCCTCCGCGCCACCCACGGCCGCCCCGCCTGCCTCCTGGATTCCCGCGGGCCTCCCGGCGATGAGCCTCAAGCCGGGCATCGTCTCGGTCTTTCTCTCCAACCTGATCGTGGCCCCCTTTGTGGTTGTGGGCGCAGGCGCGCTCTTCCTCGTCTCCATCGCCGGCGAAAGCGAGCTCCCCGCGCTCGGCGGCCTGGTCGCTGTGATCGCGCTGGTGGGGATCGTCTTCGGCTCGCTCGGAAAAGCGATCCAGGAGTATCTGCTCGTCGACGCTCAGATCACCGACCAGAAGGTCGCCCTGACCCGCGGCATTTTTAATAAAGAGACCACCGAGTTCACGCTCGAAAAAATCACGCGCCTCTCCATCTCGCAGTCGCCCATCGACCGCTGGCTTAACACGGCCACCTTCCGCTTCAGCTCCATCGGCGCGTCCAGCGCGCTCAAGCTCTCGCATATCCCCGACGCCGACCGCGTCATCCCCCGCATCGAAAAGGGCCTGGGATTTGGCGGCACCTCCCCGCACCAGACCCTGAGCGCCGAGCCCACCACGACCACCCTGCTCTACAGCCAGCTCTCCCTGCTGGTGATCTGCGCCATCGCCCTCATCGCCACGATGGTCGCTGTGATCTTCTTTAAGCCTGCGCTGCTGATCGGCGCGGCGCTTCTGCTTCTGGCCTTCGGCTTCTTTGCCCACGAGGCCCTCTACGCGCCGACCCGCCGGCTGGAGATCTTCGACCACCACCTGGCCACCCGCGGGGGCGTGCTGATTCACACCCGCGAGCTGATGGCGCTGCACCACGCCAAAGACCTGCGCACCACCCGCTACCCCGACCTCGACACCGGCACGCTGACCATCTCCGGGGGCGGTGCCTCCAGCTCGCTGAGCATCGGGCACCTTCCCGGGCTCAGCGCTCTGCACGAGCACCTCGACGACCTGCTCTTTACCCACCCGCCACGCCAGACCCGCCAGGCCCCCCGACGTCGCGCCGAGATCACCCACGAGTTCACGCCGGTGATCCGCGCAGCGGCCATTCAGGCCAGCGCGGCCACGGCCGCCGCCGTGGTCACCATCCCCCTTCTGCCCCTTTTCTTTGCCTACTTCCGGCTGAGCGCCGCGCATACCACCTACACCCTTGAGCTCGACCGGGTGCGCGTCGACCAGGGCATCTGGTTTAAAACCCGCGCCACCGTGCTGCTCAACCGCATCGACCAGGTGCAGACCTCCCGCGGCCCCCTCGACACCGCCCTCCAGGTCGGCCACGTGCAGATCTCCACCGTCGGCAGCGCCTCCCCCGAGATCTCCATGGGGCCGGTCACCGACCCGCGCACCATCTACGAAGCCATCGATACAAAGAGCGGCTACGCCCCCAGCCAGCCCAGCGCGTAG
- a CDS encoding M20 metallopeptidase family protein, whose protein sequence is MHAPSPDLLARLTDTLRDNTDRLIELRRYLHTHPELSQHEFETTAHMVARVEELGFETFVRPEGTGFYADLTPANFDPTLHPTVAIRSDIDALPIEELNDIPYTSQNPGVMHACGHDVHMATVFGSGLSLRELKDQLPGRLRLIFQHAEETVPGGATEMVDFGAIDHVDAILGLHCDPERPIGEIGVRPGPFTASFDLFEIHIEGKGGHGARPHQCTDPIFVATQVANALYQLPAHNFDARIPAVITLGTFQAGIAANVIPETASLSGSIRTISPEHRDQLDDLLRRTIGGICLAHGASYELKLIRGAPAIHNDAYITSVIADVATDILGDNGAQHIPLPSMGGEDFSVYCERIPGAMFRLGTGAQAPRNFLHSPHFNIDERAINVGASILARAALRLLHEKAIEKKTDRMVQPL, encoded by the coding sequence ATGCACGCCCCTTCCCCCGACCTCCTCGCACGTCTCACCGACACCCTTCGCGACAACACCGATCGCCTCATCGAGCTGCGCCGCTATCTCCACACCCATCCCGAGCTCAGCCAGCATGAGTTTGAAACGACCGCGCACATGGTCGCACGCGTCGAAGAGCTGGGCTTTGAAACCTTCGTGCGCCCGGAGGGCACCGGCTTCTATGCAGATCTCACGCCGGCGAACTTTGACCCGACCCTTCACCCCACCGTCGCCATCCGCTCGGACATCGACGCGCTCCCCATCGAGGAGCTCAACGACATCCCCTACACGTCGCAAAACCCCGGGGTGATGCACGCCTGCGGCCATGACGTGCATATGGCCACCGTCTTCGGCAGCGGGCTCAGCCTCCGAGAACTCAAAGACCAGCTGCCGGGCCGCCTGCGCCTGATCTTCCAGCACGCCGAAGAGACCGTGCCCGGCGGTGCCACCGAAATGGTGGATTTCGGGGCCATCGACCACGTCGACGCCATCCTCGGCCTGCATTGCGACCCGGAGCGCCCCATCGGTGAGATCGGCGTACGCCCGGGCCCCTTCACCGCATCCTTCGATCTCTTTGAAATTCACATCGAAGGCAAAGGCGGACACGGCGCTCGCCCCCACCAGTGCACCGACCCGATCTTCGTCGCCACCCAGGTTGCCAACGCCCTCTACCAGCTTCCGGCCCATAACTTCGATGCCCGCATCCCGGCGGTGATCACGCTGGGGACCTTCCAGGCCGGCATCGCCGCCAACGTCATCCCCGAGACCGCGTCGCTCTCCGGCTCCATCCGCACCATCTCCCCGGAGCATCGCGACCAGCTCGACGATCTGCTGCGACGCACCATCGGCGGCATCTGCCTGGCCCATGGAGCCTCCTACGAGCTCAAGCTGATTCGCGGCGCCCCGGCCATTCATAACGACGCCTACATCACCTCGGTGATCGCCGACGTCGCCACCGACATCCTCGGTGACAATGGGGCCCAGCACATCCCCCTCCCTTCGATGGGCGGCGAAGATTTCTCGGTGTACTGCGAACGCATCCCCGGCGCGATGTTCCGCCTGGGCACCGGGGCTCAGGCTCCCCGAAACTTCTTACATTCCCCCCACTTCAATATCGACGAGCGCGCCATCAACGTCGGCGCCTCCATCCTGGCCCGCGCTGCCCTGCGCCTTCTCCATGAGAAAGCCATCGAGAAGAAGACCGACCGCATGGTCCAGCCCCTCTGA
- a CDS encoding GNAT family N-acetyltransferase has translation MVKITYLSDHLGVEEPAAEELSSQELAEMKKVARWHQDEWAHLSPDKTVGTRVEELRESAVKEGLPLTLVAVEDEAIVGTISLAEEDLSTHPEFSPWLSTVYVDASQRGQGIGSRLVQRVEEVAASQGVEELYLYTPDQAPLYERLGWEVVSVETYRGEEVTVMRRDLAEIVEEGGRGWLQVEQPAAQ, from the coding sequence ATGGTGAAAATTACGTACCTTTCGGACCACCTCGGGGTGGAAGAGCCCGCCGCCGAGGAGCTCAGCAGCCAGGAGCTCGCGGAGATGAAGAAGGTTGCGCGCTGGCATCAGGACGAGTGGGCGCATTTGAGTCCCGATAAAACGGTGGGCACGCGCGTGGAAGAGTTGCGCGAGAGTGCGGTCAAGGAGGGGCTTCCGCTGACGCTGGTTGCCGTCGAGGACGAGGCGATCGTGGGTACGATCAGCCTGGCCGAAGAGGATCTGTCCACGCATCCGGAGTTTTCACCCTGGCTCTCCACGGTCTATGTGGATGCATCTCAGCGCGGGCAGGGCATTGGCAGTCGGCTGGTGCAGCGCGTGGAAGAGGTGGCTGCCAGTCAGGGGGTCGAAGAGCTCTACCTCTACACCCCGGATCAGGCACCGCTCTACGAACGCCTGGGCTGGGAAGTGGTCTCGGTGGAGACGTACCGCGGTGAGGAGGTCACGGTGATGCGTCGTGATCTTGCTGAGATCGTCGAAGAGGGCGGTCGCGGCTGGTTGCAGGTGGAGCAGCCTGCAGCCCAGTAA
- a CDS encoding response regulator codes for MITSKKVAVLDDEPLIGDIVSRALKRQWEVHIFERPSEALAALEEGERYAVFLCDMMMPERTGMEVYQEIRRRWPEQAERMVIMSGISQRDRAGELVKDAGLRLVQKPFDLNGLRQVVDEVSGGGEEADDGGERGGLRR; via the coding sequence ATGATCACATCAAAGAAGGTGGCGGTGCTCGATGACGAGCCGCTGATCGGGGACATCGTCTCGCGGGCGCTCAAGCGGCAGTGGGAGGTGCATATCTTTGAGCGTCCCTCCGAGGCACTGGCGGCGTTGGAGGAGGGGGAGCGCTACGCGGTGTTTTTATGCGATATGATGATGCCCGAACGTACGGGGATGGAGGTCTACCAGGAGATCCGTCGACGCTGGCCGGAGCAGGCTGAGCGGATGGTGATCATGAGTGGAATCAGCCAGCGTGATCGGGCCGGGGAGCTCGTGAAAGATGCCGGGTTGCGTCTTGTGCAAAAGCCCTTTGATTTAAATGGGTTGCGTCAGGTTGTGGACGAGGTTTCCGGGGGCGGTGAGGAGGCCGATGATGGCGGGGAGCGGGGAGGGCTGCGACGCTGA
- a CDS encoding RNA polymerase sigma factor, with protein MNELRHHIKALHADAFRWAMHQAGDRQLAEDALQAAYEALLDGSAACRDPEAFKSFLFGLVRNKVRALRRRQTFSRFAALDFKALQKTPTSSLETDHADPRVAALRQALLTLSPRQRDLMELVFYHELTLDEAARTLGINPGTARTHYDRAKRALRTHLNALEDACLTNPTR; from the coding sequence ATGAATGAACTCCGCCACCATATCAAGGCCCTGCACGCCGACGCCTTCCGCTGGGCTATGCACCAGGCTGGCGATCGCCAGCTGGCCGAAGACGCGCTCCAGGCGGCCTACGAGGCGCTTCTCGACGGCTCGGCCGCCTGCCGCGACCCGGAGGCCTTTAAGAGCTTTCTCTTCGGGCTGGTGCGCAACAAGGTGCGCGCGCTGCGCCGACGCCAGACCTTTAGTCGCTTTGCCGCCCTCGACTTTAAGGCGCTGCAAAAGACACCGACCTCGTCGCTCGAAACAGACCACGCCGACCCGCGCGTCGCTGCCCTTCGACAGGCCCTGCTCACCCTCTCGCCACGCCAGCGCGATCTCATGGAACTGGTCTTCTACCACGAGCTCACCCTGGACGAGGCCGCCCGCACCCTGGGCATCAACCCGGGCACCGCCCGCACGCACTACGACCGCGCCAAACGCGCCCTTCGCACCCACCTCAACGCCCTGGAGGACGCATGTCTCACCAACCCGACCCGCTAA
- a CDS encoding site-2 protease family protein, whose amino-acid sequence MRIRQPSGPRWKLATFAGHTIFIEVWFLALVAFFVFSGLQSAQQLPYQLMWAPILFFGVLLHELGHAAAFKKSGFGNSTIVLQGMGGVAINHRANPNPNQGIFIALAGPAATLLIALTSFAGLMALNALTPADSWPLLRHLLRLSAIVNTFWLVFNLLPIFPMDGGQALFHFLRRSKTQRQALATTAKVAIGALIITGAIALYALQGGILIFLILGYFAYTNWQLLEQTRSA is encoded by the coding sequence ATGCGTATCCGTCAACCTTCGGGCCCCCGCTGGAAACTCGCGACCTTCGCCGGCCACACCATCTTCATCGAGGTCTGGTTTCTGGCTCTGGTCGCCTTCTTCGTCTTCTCCGGGCTTCAATCCGCTCAGCAGCTGCCCTACCAGCTGATGTGGGCCCCGATCCTCTTCTTCGGGGTGCTTCTCCACGAACTGGGCCACGCCGCCGCCTTCAAAAAAAGCGGCTTTGGCAACTCCACCATCGTGCTGCAAGGCATGGGAGGGGTCGCCATCAACCACCGCGCCAACCCCAACCCCAACCAGGGCATCTTCATCGCCCTGGCCGGCCCGGCGGCCACCCTGCTCATCGCGCTGACCTCCTTTGCAGGCCTGATGGCCCTCAACGCCCTGACTCCCGCCGACTCCTGGCCCCTCTTGCGACACCTCTTGCGCCTCTCAGCCATCGTCAACACCTTCTGGCTCGTCTTTAACCTCCTGCCCATCTTCCCGATGGACGGCGGCCAGGCCCTCTTCCACTTCCTGCGCCGCTCCAAAACCCAACGTCAGGCTCTGGCCACCACCGCAAAGGTCGCCATCGGCGCGCTGATCATCACCGGCGCCATCGCGCTCTACGCGCTTCAAGGGGGCATCCTGATCTTCTTGATCCTCGGCTACTTCGCCTACACCAACTGGCAGCTCCTCGAACAAACCCGCAGCGCGTAG
- a CDS encoding DUF819 family protein gives MLWTAVLVVVALGMPALARYLEGRHRAFEVFHPVLLCYAAGIILANTPGVDVEEAVARTISEAAIPLAIPLLLFSSDVRAWLKQGRAVLVSFGCAVVSVLVVVALASGWMARWSEESAKVAGMMVGVYTGGTPNMLSVGRALEVSQEVFVAMNAADVVVGGVYLVFLLSVGQVVFRRWLGVAKGVGLARGDEGEAPVKVRRVWREVALGLGVSVGVVLLSAGLSWGLTGGISVALVMLGITTGGIAGSLWPRVRALRGTYEAGEYLILVFCVGIGALTRPSALMGVGAEVSVAMGVVMVGSVALHALLAKVMRVDADTFLITSTAAIYGPPFVPLIAERLGRRALILPGVAMGLLGFALGNYLGVGMAYALGWLGA, from the coding sequence ATGCTGTGGACGGCGGTGTTGGTGGTGGTGGCGTTGGGAATGCCCGCTCTGGCGCGTTATCTGGAGGGCAGGCATCGGGCGTTCGAGGTCTTTCATCCCGTGCTGCTCTGCTATGCGGCCGGCATCATCCTGGCGAATACGCCGGGGGTGGATGTGGAAGAGGCGGTGGCGCGGACGATCAGCGAGGCGGCGATTCCGCTGGCGATTCCGCTGCTTTTGTTTTCGAGCGATGTGCGGGCGTGGCTGAAGCAGGGACGCGCGGTGCTGGTGTCGTTTGGGTGCGCGGTGGTCTCGGTGCTGGTGGTGGTGGCGCTGGCCAGCGGGTGGATGGCGAGGTGGTCGGAGGAGTCGGCAAAAGTCGCCGGGATGATGGTGGGGGTCTACACCGGGGGAACGCCCAATATGCTGAGCGTGGGGAGGGCGTTGGAGGTGAGCCAGGAGGTGTTTGTGGCGATGAACGCCGCCGACGTGGTGGTGGGCGGGGTGTACCTCGTGTTTCTGCTGAGCGTGGGGCAGGTGGTGTTTCGGAGGTGGCTGGGGGTTGCAAAGGGGGTGGGGCTGGCGAGGGGCGATGAGGGGGAGGCGCCGGTGAAGGTGCGCCGGGTCTGGCGGGAGGTTGCGCTGGGGCTGGGGGTGTCGGTGGGCGTGGTGCTCTTGAGTGCGGGGCTCTCGTGGGGGCTGACGGGGGGAATCTCGGTGGCGCTGGTGATGCTGGGGATCACCACCGGGGGCATCGCCGGGTCGTTGTGGCCGAGGGTGCGAGCCTTGAGGGGGACGTATGAGGCCGGCGAGTATCTGATTCTTGTGTTCTGCGTGGGGATCGGGGCGTTGACGAGGCCCTCGGCGTTGATGGGGGTGGGGGCGGAGGTGAGTGTGGCGATGGGCGTTGTGATGGTGGGCTCGGTGGCCCTGCATGCGCTGCTGGCGAAGGTGATGCGGGTGGATGCCGACACCTTTCTGATCACCTCGACCGCCGCGATTTACGGGCCGCCCTTTGTGCCGCTGATCGCCGAGCGGCTGGGGCGGCGCGCGCTGATTTTGCCCGGAGTTGCCATGGGGTTGTTGGGCTTTGCCCTGGGCAATTATCTGGGGGTGGGGATGGCCTACGCGCTGGGCTGGCTGGGGGCGTAG